In Campylobacter sp. 2014D-0216, the following proteins share a genomic window:
- a CDS encoding cation diffusion facilitator family transporter → MNLQKSATIIASVCAIFLAIVKFAVGLASGSVAVLSSAIDSLLDCVISGLNYLALKKSSQGSSKEYNFGFSKIEALMGLFEGLVISAIGVYIFYESVLKIHNQESVEKLDLGIFVMAFAMVVTLCLVIFLNYVAKKTKSLIIKADSLHYKIDFLTNALTLLALIIIAFTNYHFIDGLFGIAISLYTIFSALKIIKESSQILLDVAIAKEQVEKIKEIIQENKEVKSFHHLKTRKSPDMLYVSVHLVFEPTISLLKAHEIGDEIEDAIREHFKDEFWNIHIHLDPYDDSEEERNKNEISTHSARI, encoded by the coding sequence ATGAATTTGCAAAAAAGCGCAACTATTATCGCGAGTGTTTGCGCTATCTTTTTAGCTATTGTTAAATTTGCAGTAGGTTTAGCATCTGGTTCTGTTGCGGTGCTTTCTAGTGCGATTGATTCTTTGCTTGATTGTGTGATTTCAGGTTTAAATTATTTGGCTTTGAAGAAAAGTTCACAAGGATCAAGTAAAGAATATAACTTTGGTTTTAGTAAAATTGAAGCATTGATGGGGCTTTTTGAAGGACTTGTGATTAGTGCTATTGGGGTTTATATATTTTACGAAAGTGTTTTAAAAATTCACAACCAAGAAAGTGTTGAAAAGCTTGATCTTGGAATTTTTGTCATGGCATTTGCTATGGTAGTTACTCTGTGTTTGGTTATTTTTTTAAATTATGTGGCTAAAAAAACCAAAAGTTTAATCATAAAAGCTGACAGTTTGCATTATAAAATAGACTTTTTAACCAATGCGCTAACACTTTTGGCATTAATTATCATAGCTTTTACAAATTATCATTTTATTGATGGTTTATTTGGTATAGCTATTAGTTTATATACGATTTTTTCAGCTTTGAAGATTATCAAAGAGAGTTCTCAAATTTTATTAGATGTTGCAATTGCAAAAGAACAAGTGGAGAAAATCAAAGAAATCATTCAAGAAAATAAAGAAGTCAAAAGTTTTCATCATTTAAAAACTAGAAAAAGCCCTGATATGCTTTATGTTAGTGTGCATTTAGTTTTTGAGCCTACAATATCGCTTTTGAAAGCACATGAAATAGGAGATGAAATCGAAGATGCTATAAGAGAACATTTTAAAGATGAATTTTGGAATATCCATATACATTTAGATCCATATGATGATTCAGAAGAAGAAAGGAATAAAAATGAAATTAGCACTCATTCAGCACGAATTTAA
- a CDS encoding SelT/SelW/SelH family (seleno)protein, with amino-acid sequence MEVKIYYCNLUNYKPQAARVAEEIQNEFKDAQISTIEKGGGHFIVEVDGKIIYSKKDLFNCEVDRFPHEGEITKLMKQM; translated from the coding sequence ATGGAAGTGAAAATTTATTATTGTAATCTTTGAAATTACAAACCACAAGCTGCAAGGGTTGCAGAAGAAATACAAAACGAATTCAAAGATGCGCAAATTTCTACCATAGAAAAAGGTGGTGGGCATTTTATAGTAGAAGTAGATGGTAAAATCATTTACTCAAAAAAAGACTTATTTAACTGTGAAGTAGATAGATTTCCTCATGAGGGTGAAATCACTAAGCTTATGAAACAAATGTAA
- a CDS encoding c-type cytochrome, which yields MNKVLCSALSLSFLLSSSFAFDHAKLQAKKETGIQLQSAQWKVPDTIENGVIVEEKLPHSPYTQAVILGNKILNYTTNYIGPQAKDPKNRYAGNNLSCSSCHANAGTIKNQSGFVGIYARFPQYNARADKIITLEDRINGCMERSMNGKKLPTNSPQMKAMLAYMHYLSQGVAVGAKTQGQGLPKIALLKRAADPAKGKEVYQERCIACHGENGEGLKSDDPSMSYYIYPALWGDDSYNTGAGMYRLIKAASYIKANMPKDDATLNLEQAYDVAAYINSQARPIKKHRDKDFPDRDIKPVDMDVKPYAKNDKFSIEQHRYGPFEPLYIHTK from the coding sequence ATGAATAAAGTCTTATGTTCAGCTTTATCGTTATCTTTTTTACTCAGCTCTAGCTTTGCATTTGATCATGCAAAACTTCAAGCAAAAAAAGAAACCGGTATCCAACTACAAAGTGCGCAGTGGAAAGTTCCAGACACTATAGAAAATGGTGTAATTGTTGAAGAAAAATTACCTCACTCACCCTACACTCAAGCAGTTATCTTGGGTAATAAAATTTTAAATTACACTACCAATTACATAGGACCACAAGCAAAAGATCCTAAAAACCGTTATGCAGGTAATAATCTTTCTTGCTCAAGTTGCCATGCAAACGCAGGCACCATTAAAAACCAATCTGGCTTTGTAGGAATTTACGCACGCTTTCCACAGTATAATGCAAGAGCAGATAAAATCATCACTCTAGAAGATAGAATCAATGGCTGTATGGAAAGATCCATGAATGGTAAAAAACTTCCGACTAACTCTCCTCAAATGAAAGCCATGCTTGCATATATGCACTATCTTTCTCAAGGGGTAGCAGTAGGGGCAAAAACTCAAGGACAAGGTTTACCTAAAATAGCTCTTTTGAAGCGGGCTGCAGATCCTGCCAAGGGTAAAGAAGTCTACCAAGAAAGATGCATTGCCTGTCATGGTGAAAATGGCGAAGGTTTAAAAAGTGATGATCCTAGCATGAGTTATTATATCTACCCTGCCTTATGGGGTGATGATAGCTATAACACAGGTGCAGGTATGTATAGACTCATCAAAGCTGCAAGTTACATCAAGGCAAATATGCCTAAAGATGATGCGACTTTAAATTTAGAACAAGCTTACGATGTAGCAGCTTATATTAATTCTCAAGCAAGACCTATTAAAAAACACAGAGACAAAGATTTTCCAGATCGTGATATCAAGCCTGTAGATATGGATGTTAAACCTTATGCTAAAAACGATAAATTCAGCATAGAACAACACCGTTATGGTCCTTTTGAACCTTTGTATATTCACACAAAATAA
- a CDS encoding DJ-1 family glyoxalase III: MKKVLIPLAKGFEEAEFIGIADVLKRAGEASGNLEVIIASLDDELLVQGANGICIRADVSLASVDQENLDAIALAGGFEGMMNLKNNQAIIKIIQDLHAKQKIVAAICASPIVLAKAGVIDGEFSCYPGCEVGIEGVRVNKAVVVNKNVITAAGPATAILFGLELAKHLCSEEIYQKLYEGMLVPLTK; encoded by the coding sequence ATGAAAAAGGTTTTAATACCTTTGGCAAAAGGTTTTGAAGAAGCTGAGTTTATAGGTATAGCTGATGTTTTAAAAAGAGCAGGAGAAGCTAGTGGAAATTTAGAAGTAATTATTGCTTCGCTTGATGATGAACTTTTGGTGCAAGGAGCTAATGGAATTTGCATAAGGGCTGATGTGAGTTTGGCTAGTGTTGATCAGGAAAATTTAGATGCAATCGCTCTTGCAGGTGGCTTTGAAGGTATGATGAATTTAAAAAACAATCAAGCTATCATAAAAATCATACAAGATTTACATGCAAAGCAAAAAATTGTAGCGGCTATTTGTGCTTCGCCTATAGTGCTAGCTAAGGCAGGGGTGATTGATGGTGAGTTTTCTTGTTACCCTGGTTGTGAAGTGGGCATTGAAGGTGTTAGAGTAAATAAGGCGGTTGTAGTTAATAAAAATGTCATCACAGCAGCTGGGCCTGCTACGGCTATTTTGTTTGGTTTAGAGCTTGCTAAACATTTGTGCTCAGAAGAAATTTATCAAAAACTTTATGAAGGTATGCTTGTCCCTTTAACAAAATAA
- a CDS encoding agmatine deiminase family protein, translating into MRKSVAEWEKQELLLISLPHKNSDWAPYLEEILQSYEEFVKTVANFQKVLLIAPSDEDFQRFQHIDNVDFFKCDTNDTWIRDFGAIDVREGEKLLALDFTFNAWGDKFQSALDNAVNSKLFAQKLSGKLEKIDFILEGGSIDFNGKGVMLTTSACLLNENRNSTFDQAQIEAKLKEIFGLKQMIWLNHGYIKGDDTDHHIDTLARFVDENTIAYCVCKDENDEHYVPLKAMEDELKKTGFDLLELPLPKALYFEGKRLGATYANFVFVNGGLIVPIYHDENDALVLERLQEKCKDRKVVGVDARVFLRQNGSLHCSCQNRYEGQR; encoded by the coding sequence ATGAGAAAAAGTGTAGCAGAATGGGAAAAGCAAGAATTACTTTTAATTTCCTTGCCTCATAAAAATAGCGATTGGGCGCCTTATTTGGAAGAAATTTTACAAAGTTATGAAGAATTCGTTAAAACAGTGGCTAATTTTCAAAAAGTTTTACTTATAGCGCCTAGTGATGAAGATTTTCAAAGATTTCAGCATATTGATAATGTTGATTTTTTCAAGTGCGATACTAATGATACTTGGATTAGAGATTTTGGTGCGATTGATGTGCGAGAAGGAGAGAAGCTTTTAGCGCTTGATTTTACGTTTAATGCTTGGGGAGATAAATTCCAAAGTGCTTTAGATAATGCAGTCAACTCAAAACTTTTTGCGCAAAAATTATCAGGAAAATTGGAAAAAATTGATTTTATTTTAGAAGGTGGAAGTATTGATTTTAATGGCAAAGGAGTAATGCTTACAACTAGTGCTTGTTTGCTAAATGAAAACCGAAATTCTACTTTTGATCAAGCGCAAATTGAAGCTAAATTAAAAGAAATTTTTGGTTTAAAGCAAATGATTTGGTTAAATCATGGCTATATTAAAGGCGATGATACCGATCATCATATTGATACTTTGGCAAGATTTGTAGATGAAAATACCATTGCTTATTGTGTGTGTAAAGATGAAAATGATGAGCATTATGTACCTTTAAAGGCTATGGAAGATGAGCTGAAAAAAACAGGATTTGATCTTTTAGAATTACCTTTACCTAAGGCTTTGTATTTTGAAGGAAAAAGACTTGGGGCAACTTATGCTAATTTTGTTTTTGTTAACGGTGGTTTGATTGTACCAATATATCATGATGAAAATGATGCTTTGGTGCTTGAGAGATTGCAAGAAAAATGTAAAGATAGAAAAGTAGTAGGAGTAGATGCAAGAGTGTTTTTAAGACAAAATGGCTCTTTGCACTGTTCTTGTCAAAACCGCTATGAAGGGCAAAGATGA
- a CDS encoding MBL fold metallo-hydrolase: MRILKQPCGMYETNCYIIDHNNKQIIIDPGENAYEFIKENTSKPLAILNTHGHYDHVYDNARVKNAYAIPLHIHQDDAFMLSDPFNYGFEHSNADVLVENENELNIDEFKFKFHHFPGHTPGCCMIELVGEDVLFSGDFLFYRSIGRWDFPYSDATKMKESLLKVLAYDKDFRLLPGHGEETTLKEEQKAIPAWLRYFH, encoded by the coding sequence ATGCGTATTTTAAAACAACCATGTGGAATGTATGAGACTAATTGTTATATCATAGATCACAATAACAAGCAAATCATCATCGATCCGGGCGAGAATGCTTATGAGTTTATCAAAGAAAATACAAGCAAACCTTTAGCTATTTTAAATACGCATGGTCACTATGATCATGTATATGATAATGCTAGGGTTAAAAATGCTTATGCGATCCCGCTTCACATTCACCAAGATGATGCTTTTATGTTAAGTGATCCTTTTAATTATGGTTTTGAACACTCAAACGCTGATGTATTGGTAGAAAATGAAAATGAATTAAATATAGATGAGTTTAAATTTAAATTTCATCATTTTCCAGGACATACTCCAGGGTGCTGTATGATAGAGTTGGTAGGAGAAGATGTGCTTTTTAGTGGAGATTTTTTGTTTTATCGTAGTATCGGTAGATGGGACTTTCCTTATTCGGATGCGACTAAGATGAAAGAAAGTTTGCTTAAAGTTTTAGCTTATGATAAAGACTTTAGATTGCTTCCTGGGCATGGGGAGGAAACTACTTTAAAAGAAGAGCAAAAAGCAATTCCTGCTTGGTTAAGGTATTTTCACTAA
- a CDS encoding carbon-nitrogen hydrolase: MKLALIQHEFKGNKEKTIEKTCELIKLAAQDGAQLVVLQELHQTQYFCQSENTNFFDLANDWEEDVKFWSNVAKDNKVVLVTSLFEKRSAGLYHNTSVVFEKDGTLAGKYRKMHIPDDPCFYEKFYFTPGDLGFEPIQTSVGKLGVLVCWDQWYPEAARLMALKGAQILIYPTAIGWFDKDAKEEKQRQLEAWVGVQRGHAIANGLPVVAVNRVGFEKDESGVEDGIRFWGNSFVFGPQGEELFRADDQQELYKIVEIDMQRCENVRRWWPFLRDRRIEYFHELNKRFID; encoded by the coding sequence ATGAAATTAGCACTCATTCAGCACGAATTTAAAGGAAATAAAGAAAAAACTATAGAAAAAACTTGTGAGCTAATCAAGCTTGCTGCGCAAGATGGGGCACAACTAGTAGTTTTGCAAGAATTACACCAAACGCAGTATTTTTGTCAAAGTGAAAATACAAACTTTTTTGATTTGGCCAATGACTGGGAAGAAGATGTTAAGTTTTGGTCTAATGTAGCAAAAGACAATAAGGTTGTTTTAGTGACTTCTTTATTTGAAAAAAGAAGTGCAGGGCTTTATCATAATACAAGCGTAGTGTTTGAAAAAGATGGAACATTAGCAGGAAAATACCGCAAAATGCACATTCCTGATGATCCTTGTTTTTATGAAAAATTCTATTTTACTCCAGGTGATTTGGGTTTTGAACCTATACAAACAAGCGTTGGAAAGCTTGGAGTTTTGGTGTGTTGGGATCAATGGTACCCTGAAGCGGCTAGATTGATGGCTTTAAAAGGAGCACAAATTTTGATTTATCCTACTGCTATTGGTTGGTTTGATAAAGATGCAAAAGAAGAAAAACAAAGACAACTTGAAGCTTGGGTAGGCGTACAAAGAGGTCATGCTATAGCTAATGGCTTGCCTGTGGTGGCTGTAAATAGAGTAGGTTTTGAAAAAGATGAAAGCGGTGTGGAAGATGGTATAAGATTTTGGGGAAATTCTTTTGTTTTTGGTCCACAAGGCGAAGAGCTTTTTAGAGCTGATGATCAGCAAGAGTTGTATAAAATTGTTGAAATTGACATGCAAAGATGTGAAAATGTACGCAGGTGGTGGCCGTTTTTACGCGATAGACGCATAGAGTATTTTCACGAATTAAACAAAAGATTTATTGACTAA